DNA from Homo sapiens chromosome 1, GRCh38.p14 Primary Assembly:
GTGCAGCTGCCGCTACCGCCGCCCTCTGCCCGCCGGCCCGTCTGTCTACCCCCAGCATGAGCGGCCTGCGCGTCTACAGCACGTCGGTCACCGGCTCCCGCGAAGTAAGTGCGCGCCCGGACTGGCGCTGGGGGAAAGCGCAGGGCTGTATCCCGGTGCTTTGGACCCTAGCGCCCGGGACCCACCCCCAGGacgggggcggggtggggggagtgcGTCGGCGAGGTGCTGGGCACGGTCTCCCGGACCCGGTCCCGAGGCCCCATCCTGAATGTCTTCATCGGGCATCCTGGGTCCTTTGCAGCCGCGGCATGAACTTCCCGTGCCCATCCCCCATCAACCCCACACCCATTCTCTGCACTCCCACTACCGGGCTGACCCTGACCACGACCGcagcctgccctcccctcccctccccaccctgagcCTGATCCCACTTCCCTTCACTCTGACCCCCTCCCCCGTGGCTGATAATCCCTCTCTTCATCCTGCACCACCTCAAGCCTGACTCATCCTCCCAACTCCTAGAGGCCAGAACCCTCCCCTAGTGTGGAGGGGAATGGGGGGACAAAAGCTCCTGGTCACAGCCTCTCTCACCCTGCCCAGCATTTCCCCCATAAATCCTCCAGCCTATCCACTAACCCCTACCCACCCTCTGTCCCCAGATCAAGTCCCAGCAGAGCGAGGTGACCCGAATCCTGGATGGGAAGCGCATCCAATACCAGCTAGTGGACATCTCCCAGGACAACGCCCTGAGGGATGAGATGCGAGCCTTGGCAGGCAACCCCAAGGCCACCCCACCCCAGATTGTCAACGGGGACCAGTACTGTGGGGTATGGGCTGGGGgacgggggggtggggggagtgttGGAAGAGGACTCTAGCCAGGGTCATATCTGCCACAAAGCACTTGGGCCCCCTGCATTCAGGTGACCACCCCTCGCCTCCCCTTCTCCAGGACTATGAGCTCTTCGTGGAGGCTGTGGAACAAAACACGCTGCAGGAGTTCCTGAAGCTGGCTTGAGTCAAGCCTGTCCAGAGTTCCCCTGCTGGACTCCATCACCACACTCCCCCCAGCCTTCACCTGGCCATGAAGGACCTTTTGACCAACTCCCTGTCATTCCTAACCTAACCTTAGAGTCCCTCCCCCAATGCAGGCcacttctcctccctcctctctaaATGTAGTCCCCTCTCCTCCATCTAAAGG
Protein-coding regions in this window:
- the SH3BGRL3 gene encoding SH3 domain-binding glutamic acid-rich-like protein 3, translated to MSGLRVYSTSVTGSREIKSQQSEVTRILDGKRIQYQLVDISQDNALRDEMRALAGNPKATPPQIVNGDQYCGDYELFVEAVEQNTLQEFLKLA